Proteins encoded together in one Miscanthus floridulus cultivar M001 chromosome 16, ASM1932011v1, whole genome shotgun sequence window:
- the LOC136514003 gene encoding polygalacturonase inhibitor-like, translating into MKMETTMAMRSFIFVLLFLAAASSASADSSSKDQCHSGDKAALLAIKAALGNPYHFASWTPDNPCCDWYDVDCDAATGRVVGLAVFQDANLTGTIPDAIAGLVHLQNLRLHHLPGISGPIPPAIAKLSNLSFLTISWTGVSGHVPSFLGALTRLNQLDLSFNALTGAVPASLATLPSLYSIDISRNLLTGSLPPLLFSKLNNKAQEAYLRLSHNNLTGSVPAEFLAVAFAQVDLSRNAFAGDASSLFGRAKPVQQMDLSRNAFSFNLSTVELPEQLISLDLSHNAIYGGIPAQVVNLTNLQFFNVSYNRLCGAVPTGGNMASFDASSYQHNRCLCGTPLADPCK; encoded by the coding sequence ATGAAGATGGAGACAACGATGGCGATGCGCTCCTTCATCTTCGTCCTCCTGTTCCTTGCCGCTGCATCATCAGCATCCGCCGACTCCTCCAGCAAGGACCAGTGCCACTCCGGCGACAAGGCGGCGCTGCTGGCCATCAAGGCAGCGCTCGGCAACCCGTACCACTTCGCGTCGTGGACGCCCGACAACCCCTGCTGCGACTGGTACGACGTCGACTGCGACGCCGCCACTGGCCGCGTCGTCGGCCTCGCCGTGTTCCAGGACGCCAACCTGACGGGCACCATCCCTGACGCCATCGCGGGCCTCGTCCACCTCCAGAACCTCAGGCTGCACCACCTCCCCGGCATATCTGGTCCCATCCCGCCGGCCATCGCCAAGCTCTCCAACCTCTCCTTCCTCACCATCTCCTGGACGGGCGTCTCCGGCCACGTGCCGTCGTTCCTGGGCGCGCTCACCAGGCTCAACCAGCTGGACCTCTCCTTCAACGCCCTCACCGGCGCCGTCCCGGCCTCGCTCGCCACGCTCCCCAGCCTCTACAGCATCGACATCAGCCGCAACCTTCTCACGGGCTCCCTGCCGCCGCTGCTCTTCAGCAAGCTTAACAATAAGGCGCAGGAGGCGTACCTCCGGCTGTCGCACAACAACCTCACCGGCAGCGTCCCAGCCGAGTTCTTAGCAGTGGCGTTCGCGCAGGTCGACCTGTCCCGCAACGCCTTCGCCGGCGACGCGTCCAGCCTGTTCGGCAGGGCGAAGCCGGTGCAGCAGATGGACCTGTCGCGCAACGCTTTCAGCTTCAACCTGTCCACCGTGGAGCTGCCGGAGCAGCTCATCTCGCTGGACCTCAGCCACAACGCCATCTACGGCGGCATCCCGGCGCAGGTGGTGAACCTGACCAACCTGCAGTTCTTCAACGTCAGCTACAACCGGCTCTGCGGCGCAGTGCCAACCGGCGGCAACATGGCGAGCTTTGATGCCTCCAGCTACCAGCACAACAGGTGCTTGTGTGGCACTCCGCTTGCTGATCCCTGCAAGTGA